A region of the Thermodesulfobacteriota bacterium genome:
TGCAAAAGCAGAGGGAAACTTCGTACTTGATCCTGAGAAAAAAGAACTCACTTATAAAATAGTATATAGCGGCCTAAGCGGAGGTCCGATCATGGCACATTTTCACCACGGAGCCCCAGGAGTTAATGGCCCAATACTTCAAACAATTTGCGGCATGCCTCCACCAACTTCACCTATAGGCTACTCTGACGGCGCACTAATTGGTAAAGAGTGCTTAGATTCACCAAAGGGTGTTATGCAGGGCAAGTACAACTTAAAAGATTATAATTGCCCGGCTGATGATACGTCTTGTAAGTCTTTGAGTGTAGAGGAGCAAGTGCAGATAATCGCCTGCGGAAATTTATATGTAAATTTCCACACCTGTCTGAATCAGCCTGGAGAGATAGCAGGTCAGATGATACCTCTTAAGTGGATGGGAGATGAGTATGACTGCAATGCTCTTCCTACAAAAGGGAACTAATAAAACTCTTTGCTTGGGTTTAGGCGGCTAAATGATATATTATATTCCTAAAACATAAACTATGGAGAAGTGCATGGATAATTTAGCTCAGGAAATATTGGAATTTCTAAAAACACAGGCAGGACAAGGAAACTCAAACACTTCAAAAATCACAGAGAAGATAATACAGCTACACCCTGATCTGGATTATGACAGAACGAAAATCGATGTTGTGCAAACTCTAAGAGATTTAAACGATAATGGCCAAATCCAAATCATGACCCAAAACTGGGAGTTTGGCGAAGAGTTTTTGTATTTAGACTCTGGCACAAAGGATAAAATTGAGATCCTCTAAGATAGATTATATAAGAATCACAGGAATTTATGAGCTTGATTCGGACACTGATAGCGCTGATGTCACATTTAATATTGAGCATTCAGCTAACCAGGATTTCAGCAAATTAAAGACTGGAATAATTACACTCAGGCTTTCAGAGCTAATAGATGTAAATGGTTATCAGGAAAAAGATATCGAGCTAATCGCATCACAATTGGTTAAGCAGGTACTTATTAGGGAGCGAGATGAAGATAGGCTCATAAACATATTGCATTTTGATGGACTGCCTCTTGAAGATTGGCTCCTA
Encoded here:
- a CDS encoding CHRD domain-containing protein, translated to MKTQLFSVFILALVFSVNYAAAQTIPLSAELSPSQARAALNYEPTKGPLESFFPQCSVDKQTASDLADAKAEGNFVLDPEKKELTYKIVYSGLSGGPIMAHFHHGAPGVNGPILQTICGMPPPTSPIGYSDGALIGKECLDSPKGVMQGKYNLKDYNCPADDTSCKSLSVEEQVQIIACGNLYVNFHTCLNQPGEIAGQMIPLKWMGDEYDCNALPTKGN